The DNA sequence AATTATGGAAAAAATAATTAAAGGAAATTGTCTTGAAGAATTGAAAAATATTGACTCAGAAATAGTAGATTTAATTTATTTAGATCCACCATTTTTTACACAGAAAAAACATTCTTTGACAACCCGTGATAATAGGATAAATTATCAATTTTATGATATTTGGCATAGTCTAAATGATTATTTATTTATGATGAAAAAATGTTTAATTGAATGTAAAAGAATTTTAAAAAAAACTGGTAATATTTTTTTGCATTGTGATAAATCTGCTTCTCATCATTTAAGAGTTTTATTAGATCAAATATTTTTGCCTGAAAATTTTAGAAGTGAAATTATTTGGTCTTATAAAAGATGGTCAAATTCTAAAAAAGGTTTACTTAATTCTCATCAAACTATTTATTTTTATTCTAAAACATATGATTTCAAATTTAACACTATTTATACTGATTATTCTCCCACAACAAATGTTGATCAAATATGGCAATTAAGAAAAAAAAATGATTATGGTAAATCTGTTTATAAAAAGGATAAAAATGGTAATATAATTTTAGCTCAAGAGAAAAAAGGTGTTCCTTTATCGGATGTTTGGGAAATACCCTTTTTAAATCCAAAAGCAAAAGAAAGAGTTGGTTATCCCACGCAAAAACCTGTTTTACTTTTACAACAAATTATTAATATTTCTACTGAT is a window from the Cyanobacterium sp. Dongsha4 genome containing:
- a CDS encoding DNA-methyltransferase — translated: MEKIIKGNCLEELKNIDSEIVDLIYLDPPFFTQKKHSLTTRDNRINYQFYDIWHSLNDYLFMMKKCLIECKRILKKTGNIFLHCDKSASHHLRVLLDQIFLPENFRSEIIWSYKRWSNSKKGLLNSHQTIYFYSKTYDFKFNTIYTDYSPTTNVDQIWQLRKKNDYGKSVYKKDKNGNIILAQEKKGVPLSDVWEIPFLNPKAKERVGYPTQKPVLLLQQIINISTDEGDLVLDAFCGSGTTCVAAKSLHRNFIGIDISEDAIALTQKRLNEMIITNSKLLEKGKTSYIEKSEDELFLLKSINAIPVQRNNGIDGFLKRQFNEKPIPVRIQKKDETLEDAIASINNSEQAKKSDLKIVIQTNNYHQLFPLEDEKIIVIKSPELLINEELQKVNRIVYNKSN